A DNA window from Camelina sativa cultivar DH55 chromosome 13, Cs, whole genome shotgun sequence contains the following coding sequences:
- the LOC104735358 gene encoding sulfate transporter 4.1, chloroplastic-like, giving the protein MSYASLSVKDLTSLVSRSGTGSSSSSSSPLKPPGQTRPVKVIPLQHPDTSNEARPPSIPFDDIFSGWTAKIKRMRIVDWVDTLFPCFRWIRTYKWKEYLKLDLMAGITVGIMLVPQAMSYAKLAGLPPIYGLYSSFVPIFVYAIFGSSRQLAIGPVALVSLLVSNALGGIADTNEELHIELAILLAFLVGVLECIMGLLRLGWLIRFISHSVISGFTSASAIVIGLSQIKYFLGYSIARSSKIVPIVESIIAGADKFQWPPFLMGSLILVILQVMKHVGKAKKELQFLRAAAPLTGIVLGTTIAKVFHPPSISLVGEIPQGLPTFSFPRSFDHAKTLLPTSALITGVAILESVGIAKALAAKNRYELDSNSELFGLGVANILGSLFSAYPSTGSFSRSAVNNESEAKTGLSGLITGIIIGCSLLFLTPMFKYIPQCALAAIVISAVSGLVDYDEAIFLWRVDKRDFTLWTITSTTTLFFGIEIGVLVGVGFSLAFVIHESANPHIAVLGRLPGTTVYRNIKQYPEAYTYNGIVIVRIDAPIYFANISYIKDRLREYEVAVDKYTNRGLEVERINFVILEMSPVTHIDSSAVEALKELYQEYKTRDIQLAISNPNKDVHLTIARSGMVELVGKEWFFVRVHDAVQVCLQYVQSSNLEDKKTSFSRRYGSDNNSSSFKALLQEPLLSMEK; this is encoded by the exons atgtccTACGCATCTCTCAGCGTCAAGGACCTGACGAGCCTTGTTTCTAGATCCGGAACcggttcgtcttcttcttcttcctctccgcTCAAACCTCCGGGTCAAACCCGACCCGTTAAGGTCATCCCGCTTCAGCATCCCGACACCTCTAACGAAGCTCGTCCTCCTTCAATCCCTTTCGACGATATATTCTCCGGATGGACGGCCAAGATCAAGCGCATGAGGATCGTCGATTGGGTCGATACTCTCTTTCCTTGTTTCCGATGGATTCGAACTTACAAATGGAAAGAGTATTTGAAGCTCGATCTCATGGCTGGTATCACCGTCGGTATAATGCTTGTTCCCCAG GCAATGTCGTATGCGAAACTAGCTGGCCTTCCACCAATTTATGGTCTAT ACTCTTCTTTTGTGCCGATATTTGTGTATGCAATATTTGGCTCATCTCGTCAGCTTGCAATTGGACCTGTTGCGTTGGTGTCTCTTCTTGTTTCTAATGCTTTAGGTGGAATTGCTGATACAAACGAGGAATTACATATTGAACTGGCCATTTTGTTGGCGTTTTTGGTTGGAGTTTTGGAGTGCATCATGGGGCTATTAAG GCTTGGGTGGCTTATACGATTTATAAGTCACTCTGTCATATCTGGATTTACAAGTGCTTCGGCCATTGTGATTGGGttatctcaaataaaatatttcctgGGGTATAGCATTGCCCGGAGCAGCAAGATTGTCCCAATTGTAGAGAGCATAATAGCTGGAGCTGATAAG TTTCAATGGCCACCTTTTTTGATGGGATCTCTCATTCTGGTGATCCTTCAAGTGATGAAGCATGTG GGAAAAGCAAAAAAGGAACTTCAATTCTTACGAGCAGCTGCGCCACTCACAGGGATTGTGCTCGGTACAACCATTGCAAAAGTGTTTCATCCACCTTCCATTTCTCTG GTGGGAGAAATACCTCAGGGCCTTCCAACATTTTCTTTCCCAAGAAGTTTTGATCATGCAAAAACATTGCTTCCAACATCAGCTCTCATTACTGGTGTTGCCATCTTG GAATCTGTGGGAATTGCCAAAGCACTTGCAGCGAAAAACAGATATGAATTAGATTCAAATTCAGAG TTGTTTGGTCTTGGTGTTGCAAATATATTGGGGTCACTATTTTCCGCATACCCATCTACAG GATCCTTTTCTAGGTCAGCTGTGAATAATGAAAGTGAAGCTAAGACTGGCCTATCAGGACTAATAACAGGAATCATCATTGGATGTTCTCTACTCTTCTTGACACCGATGTTTAAATACATACCCCAG TGTGCTTTGGCAGCAATAGTGATATCTGCCGTTAGTGGCTTG GTGGACTATGACGAAGCTATTTTCCTGTGGCGTGTGGACAAGAGGGATTTTACGCTTTGGACCATCACTAGCACAACGACATTGTTCTTTGGAATAGAGATCGGTGTCCTTGTTGGT GTTGGTTTTTCACTAGCATTCGTGATCCACGAGTCTGCAAACCCTCACATTG CTGTCTTGGGGCGTCTTCCAGGCACCACTGTGTACAGAAACATAAAGCAGTATCCAGAGGCTTACACATACAACGGGATTGTGATAGTCCGAATCGATGCTCCCATTTACTTTGCCAACATAAGTTACATCAAGGACAG ACTAAGAGAATATGAAGTAGCTGTTGACAAGTACACAAACCGGGGACTGGAGGTAGAGAGAATCAATTTTGTAATCCTGGAGATGTCTCCTGTTACACACATAGACTCGAGTGCGGTGGAAGCCTTGAAAGAACTGTATCAAGAGTACAAAACGAGGGACATTCAGCTAGCGATATCAAACCCGAACAAAGATGTTCACCTGACAATAGCAAGATCAGGAATGGTGGAGCTTGTAGGCAAAGAATGGTTCTTTGTGAGAGTACACGACGCCGTACAGGTGTGTCTACAATACGTACAGAGCTCTAACTTGGAAGACAAGAAAACAAGTTTCTCGAGAAGGTATGGGAGTGACAACAATTCATCCTCCTTCAAAGCGCTGCTGCAAGAGCCATTGTTGTCAATGGAGAAATAA